From a single Mus musculus strain C57BL/6J chromosome 12, GRCm38.p6 C57BL/6J genomic region:
- the Serpina3g gene encoding serine protease inhibitor A3G isoform 3 (isoform 3 is encoded by transcript variant 3), producing MMKTGYLTTPYFRDEELSCTVVELKYTGNASAMFILPDQGRMQQVEASLQPETLRKWKNSLKPRMIHELRLPKFSISTDYSLEHILPELGIREVFSTQADLSAITGTKDLRVSQVVHKAVLDVAETGTEAAAATGMAGVGCCAVFDFLEIFFNRPFLMIISDTKAHIALFMAKVTNPERSMNFPNGEGASSQRLESKRLCFGDPLCLIGQ from the exons ATGATGAAAACTGGTTACCTGACAACTCCCTACTTCCGGGATGAGGAGCTGTCCTGCACTGTGGTGGAGCTGAAATACACAGGAAATGCCAGTGCCATGTTCATCCTCCCTGACCAGGGCAGGATGCAGCAGGTGGAAGCAAGCTTACAACCAGAGACCCTGAGGAAGTGGAAGAACTCTCTGAAGCCCAG GATGATACATGAGCTCCGCCTGCCCAAGTTCTCCATCTCCACCGACTACAGCCTGGAGCACATCCTTCCTGAGTTGGGCATCAGGGAAGTCTTCTCCACACAGGCTGACCTGTCTGCAatcacaggaaccaaggatctgAGAGTCTCTCAG GTGGTCCACAAGGCTGTGCTGGATGTGGCTGAGACAGGCACAGAGGCTGCTGCTGCCACAGGAATGGCAGGTGTCGGATGTTGTGCAGTTTTTGACTTTCTGGAAATATTTTTCAACAGGCCATTCCTGATGATTATCTCTGACACAAAAGCTCACATTGCCCTCTTTATGGCAAAAGTTACAAATCCAGAGAGATCTATGAACTTCCCAAATGGTGAGGGTGCTTCTTCCCAACGGCTGGAATCTAAGCGTTTATGTTTTGGTGATCCGCTATGCCTGATTGGACAGTGA
- the Serpina3g gene encoding serine protease inhibitor A3G isoform 2 (isoform 2 is encoded by transcript variant 2), with the protein MVLVNYIYFKGKWKNPFDPNDTFKSEFYLDEKRSVIVSMMKTGYLTTPYFRDEELSCTVVELKYTGNASAMFILPDQGRMQQVEASLQPETLRKWKNSLKPRMIHELRLPKFSISTDYSLEHILPELGIREVFSTQADLSAITGTKDLRVSQVVHKAVLDVAETGTEAAAATGMAGVGCCAVFDFLEIFFNRPFLMIISDTKAHIALFMAKVTNPERSMNFPNGEGASSQRLESKRLCFGDPLCLIGQ; encoded by the exons ATGGTGCTGGTGAACTACATCTACTTTAAAG GCAAATGGAAGAACCCCTTTGACCCGAATGATACATTTAAGTCCGAGTTCTACTTGGATGAGAAGAGGTCTGTGATTGTGTCCATGATGAAAACTGGTTACCTGACAACTCCCTACTTCCGGGATGAGGAGCTGTCCTGCACTGTGGTGGAGCTGAAATACACAGGAAATGCCAGTGCCATGTTCATCCTCCCTGACCAGGGCAGGATGCAGCAGGTGGAAGCAAGCTTACAACCAGAGACCCTGAGGAAGTGGAAGAACTCTCTGAAGCCCAG GATGATACATGAGCTCCGCCTGCCCAAGTTCTCCATCTCCACCGACTACAGCCTGGAGCACATCCTTCCTGAGTTGGGCATCAGGGAAGTCTTCTCCACACAGGCTGACCTGTCTGCAatcacaggaaccaaggatctgAGAGTCTCTCAG GTGGTCCACAAGGCTGTGCTGGATGTGGCTGAGACAGGCACAGAGGCTGCTGCTGCCACAGGAATGGCAGGTGTCGGATGTTGTGCAGTTTTTGACTTTCTGGAAATATTTTTCAACAGGCCATTCCTGATGATTATCTCTGACACAAAAGCTCACATTGCCCTCTTTATGGCAAAAGTTACAAATCCAGAGAGATCTATGAACTTCCCAAATGGTGAGGGTGCTTCTTCCCAACGGCTGGAATCTAAGCGTTTATGTTTTGGTGATCCGCTATGCCTGATTGGACAGTGA